In Citrobacter sp. RHB25-C09, the following proteins share a genomic window:
- the gndA gene encoding NADP-dependent phosphogluconate dehydrogenase yields MSKQQIGVVGMAVMGRNLALNIESRGYTVSVFNRSREKTEEVIAENPGKKLVPYYTVKEFVESLETPRRILLMVKAGAGTDAAIDSLKPYLDKGDIIIDGGNTFFQDTIRRNRELSAEGFNFIGTGVSGGEEGALKGPSIMPGGQKEAYELVAPILTKIAAVAEDGEPCVTYIGADGAGHYVKMVHNGIEYGDMQLIAEAYSLLKGGLNLSNEELASTFTEWNNGELSSYLIDITKDIFTKKDEEGKYLVDVILDEAANKGTGKWTSQSSLDLGEPLSLITESVFARYISSLKDQRVAASKVLSGPKAQPAGDKKAFIEKVRRALYLGKIVSYAQGFSQLRAASDEYNWDLNYGEIAKIFRAGCIIRAQFLQKITDAYAQNAGIANLLLDPYFKNIADEYQQALRDVVAYAVQNGIPVPTFSAAVAYYDSYRAAVLPANLIQAQRDYFGAHTYKRTDKEGVFHTEWLD; encoded by the coding sequence ATGTCCAAGCAACAGATCGGCGTCGTCGGTATGGCAGTGATGGGGCGCAACCTGGCGCTCAACATCGAAAGCCGTGGTTATACCGTCTCCGTTTTCAACCGCTCCCGTGAAAAGACCGAAGAAGTGATTGCCGAGAATCCAGGTAAGAAACTGGTTCCCTACTACACGGTTAAAGAGTTTGTTGAGTCCCTCGAAACGCCTCGCCGTATCCTGCTAATGGTGAAAGCGGGTGCGGGCACAGATGCTGCTATCGACTCGCTGAAGCCATACCTTGATAAGGGTGACATCATCATTGATGGTGGTAATACGTTCTTCCAGGACACTATCCGCCGTAATCGCGAGCTTTCTGCAGAAGGCTTTAACTTCATTGGGACGGGTGTCTCTGGCGGTGAAGAGGGGGCGCTAAAAGGGCCTTCTATCATGCCTGGTGGCCAGAAAGAAGCTTACGAACTGGTTGCGCCGATTCTGACGAAAATTGCCGCCGTTGCTGAAGACGGTGAACCGTGTGTGACCTATATTGGCGCAGATGGCGCAGGTCACTATGTGAAGATGGTTCACAACGGCATTGAATACGGCGACATGCAGCTCATTGCTGAAGCCTATTCCTTGCTGAAAGGTGGTCTTAACCTGAGCAATGAAGAACTGGCGAGCACGTTTACCGAGTGGAATAATGGTGAGCTGAGCAGCTATCTGATCGACATCACCAAAGACATCTTTACCAAAAAAGATGAAGAAGGTAAGTATCTCGTTGACGTTATTCTTGATGAGGCTGCCAACAAAGGCACCGGTAAGTGGACCAGCCAGAGCTCTCTGGACCTCGGCGAGCCGCTTTCCCTGATCACTGAATCCGTATTTGCGCGTTACATCTCCTCTCTGAAAGACCAGCGTGTTGCCGCGTCAAAAGTGCTGTCCGGCCCTAAAGCACAGCCAGCTGGTGACAAGAAGGCATTTATTGAGAAGGTTCGTCGCGCACTGTACCTCGGTAAAATCGTTTCTTATGCACAGGGCTTCTCACAGCTGCGCGCGGCATCTGATGAGTACAACTGGGATCTGAACTACGGTGAAATTGCGAAAATCTTCCGTGCGGGTTGCATTATTCGCGCCCAGTTCTTGCAGAAGATTACGGATGCCTACGCTCAGAATGCGGGCATTGCCAACCTTCTGCTGGATCCTTACTTCAAGAATATCGCTGATGAGTATCAGCAGGCGCTTCGTGATGTTGTCGCTTATGCGGTACAAAATGGTATCCCTGTACCGACATTCTCTGCAGCAGTCGCTTACTATGATAGCTATCGTGCGGCAGTTCTCCCTGCGAACCTGATCCAGGCGCAGCGTGACTACTTTGGTGCCCATACTTATAAACGTACTGATAAAGAAGGTGTTTTCCATACCGAATGGTTGGATTAA
- a CDS encoding DUF1972 domain-containing protein — MTNWKNQMEKMTKPKYAVVGVVGVPANYGGFETLVENLVSTRDKSMNENAEKDFLVFCSSKAYDQKLNSYKNAKLAYIPVNANGIHSIIYDILCLIMCIFYRPATILVLGVSGAIFLPMLRLFYRGKVVTNIDGLEWRRAKWGKFAKRFLKLSESIAVKYSDVVISDNKAIADYVREEYSKESQVIAYGGDHAISDSINDIEVKDFAFALCRIEPENNVHLILESFSQTNTKLTFVGNWNSSEYGKLLKKKYSTFDNITILDPIYDINALSVLRSECRFYVHGHSAGGTNPSLVEMMHFSKPILCFDCAYNRATTEDQALYFQDVNSLIQIISNSHFPDDIGQKMLEIATRRYQWSIVRQQYLDAMN, encoded by the coding sequence ATGACAAATTGGAAAAATCAAATGGAAAAAATGACTAAGCCTAAATATGCAGTTGTCGGTGTCGTGGGTGTGCCAGCAAATTATGGTGGATTTGAAACATTAGTTGAAAATTTGGTATCTACCAGGGATAAGTCAATGAATGAGAATGCCGAAAAAGATTTTTTGGTTTTTTGTTCAAGTAAAGCATACGACCAAAAATTAAATTCGTATAAAAATGCAAAGCTAGCATATATACCAGTAAATGCTAACGGTATTCATAGTATTATTTATGATATCTTGTGTTTGATAATGTGTATTTTCTATCGACCTGCAACGATATTAGTACTGGGTGTTTCTGGCGCAATCTTCCTTCCGATGCTTAGACTGTTTTATCGGGGCAAGGTAGTCACAAACATTGATGGGCTGGAATGGCGGCGTGCAAAGTGGGGTAAGTTTGCAAAACGATTCCTAAAATTATCTGAAAGCATCGCTGTTAAGTATTCTGATGTTGTGATTTCTGATAATAAAGCTATTGCGGATTATGTGCGAGAGGAATATAGCAAAGAAAGTCAAGTTATTGCTTATGGTGGTGATCATGCGATTTCTGATTCCATCAACGATATTGAAGTAAAAGACTTTGCTTTTGCATTATGTCGCATTGAGCCAGAGAATAATGTCCATCTTATACTCGAGTCTTTCTCTCAAACAAACACCAAATTAACGTTTGTTGGTAACTGGAATTCTAGTGAATACGGGAAACTGTTGAAAAAGAAATATTCAACCTTCGATAATATCACTATTCTTGACCCAATTTACGATATTAATGCACTTTCTGTCCTCCGTAGCGAATGTCGTTTTTATGTTCATGGTCACTCAGCTGGAGGCACGAATCCCTCGTTGGTTGAAATGATGCATTTTTCCAAACCAATATTATGCTTTGACTGTGCGTATAATCGTGCAACAACTGAAGATCAGGCACTCTACTTTCAGGATGTTAACTCTCTTATTCAGATCATTTCTAATTCCCACTTCCCTGACGATATCGGCCAAAAAATGCTTGAAATTGCAACCAGACGCTATCAATGGAGCATTGTACGGCAGCAGTATCTGGATGCTATGAACTGA
- a CDS encoding O-antigen ligase family protein encodes MVTVQKIYSSIFLTCFFISIAAPIFPGATGGMMYHVLLISLLPAVMLPWVLKMKMQFLLSFLLSIFIVLVMTCAALANEDGVNIASFSSSLKIFYFGIYVLMGYAYVTCSNRSVELFYNTYFWLIMVCIIVGLIELTVPSISYLLYKRESMEILDDKLSSIFNTTYHLAFFLFFGYLYYLQAFVSSLQNSKGKLLPCFIMLMAIISVILLTQSRMFVMMAALIAVFLFCVLMLKRINKPNVLLSLTVVVIVVCGTVIAFWDSFSAKFYYIVYGIDFLLSGQLDFSGDGIGSFNTRINQIIFSIDQIHNNPFVGVGSGKDIYLESLYAYLLYKYAVPGLVFYFVALYFLVKKINSILRMRISLKEDVFFKASYWFFLLSPLYFLSGPLFEVPKLSLFFFVLIGMVYGYDKLEKSNGKND; translated from the coding sequence ATGGTAACCGTTCAAAAGATATACAGCTCGATTTTTCTTACGTGCTTTTTTATTTCGATAGCGGCTCCTATATTTCCGGGGGCAACTGGCGGAATGATGTATCATGTGTTGCTCATAAGTCTTTTGCCCGCAGTAATGTTACCGTGGGTGCTTAAGATGAAGATGCAATTTCTTTTAAGCTTTTTATTATCGATTTTTATTGTTTTGGTAATGACATGCGCTGCATTAGCAAATGAGGATGGCGTTAATATAGCCTCTTTTTCATCCTCATTGAAAATATTCTATTTTGGAATATATGTTTTAATGGGTTATGCGTATGTAACTTGTTCGAATCGTAGCGTGGAATTGTTTTATAATACATACTTTTGGTTAATTATGGTGTGTATTATTGTTGGTCTTATAGAGCTTACGGTACCCTCGATAAGTTACCTGCTCTATAAAAGAGAATCAATGGAAATTCTTGACGATAAGCTATCCTCTATCTTTAACACGACTTATCACCTGGCCTTTTTTCTTTTTTTTGGTTATTTATATTACCTTCAGGCTTTTGTTTCTTCCTTGCAGAATTCCAAAGGTAAATTGTTGCCTTGTTTTATAATGCTAATGGCGATAATATCTGTGATTCTCCTGACTCAAAGTCGCATGTTTGTAATGATGGCTGCGCTGATTGCGGTTTTTCTTTTCTGTGTTCTTATGCTGAAAAGGATAAATAAGCCCAACGTATTATTATCATTAACTGTAGTCGTCATTGTAGTTTGTGGGACCGTTATTGCTTTTTGGGATTCATTTTCAGCCAAATTCTATTATATTGTCTACGGCATAGATTTTTTATTGTCAGGTCAACTGGATTTTTCTGGAGATGGGATTGGTTCATTTAATACAAGAATTAACCAAATCATTTTTAGTATCGACCAAATACATAACAACCCATTTGTAGGTGTGGGGTCTGGTAAAGACATCTATCTTGAATCGTTGTACGCATATCTGCTTTATAAATACGCCGTTCCGGGATTAGTGTTTTATTTTGTTGCACTATACTTTCTAGTCAAAAAAATCAATAGCATTCTCCGTATGCGAATTTCGCTCAAAGAAGATGTTTTCTTTAAAGCATCTTATTGGTTCTTTTTATTATCGCCGCTTTATTTTTTAAGTGGCCCCTTATTTGAAGTTCCAAAGTTATCTTTGTTCTTTTTTGTATTAATTGGCATGGTTTATGGCTATGACAAATTGGAAAAATCAAATGGAAAAAATGACTAA